The following DNA comes from Erigeron canadensis isolate Cc75 chromosome 3, C_canadensis_v1, whole genome shotgun sequence.
tattataatcacaataacaaacaccccctaaattCTAGATTAGTCCGGTGCTGATTATCTTGCAATCCTATCAACTTCTCCATGCGAATGCgaattattattgtatatatgatTAAGGTTTAAAAGGTAATAAAGCCATAACTATAAGGGTGTGAGTTGCAAATACTTCTACGTtgtgacttaaaaaaaaaaaaacttcgaGAACAATAATCGAACAAAGGGTCAATGCCTACCGAAGCCCATACGTCACGCTATCAATATTTTCTACAGAAgtcattaatataaataaagcccacgttataaaaaaaaatagaaatacatCATCAAAAAGATAATCATCCAACGTGGTTCCTGCAAATTGTATCACATCAttgttttcaaaacattaacaAACCCATATTCGAATATTTGATCTTCGgatgttttatttttctctcaGGTAATTGATCGAACACTTGGTGTGCAGTTTCTTTTTTGTTGATCTTGTACGTATATATTTTGCCTGGTTTTTAAGATTTGTTTAAAGTGGGTTTTCTTTTGCTTTAAGTTTTTCCGGAAATGGGTTGCTATTTTTAACGACTTTGATgtttggttttctttttcttaataatgtaattatgaCTTAAAAGGAactgttttctttttgaagtaGTACAAATAGGACAACAGTGACTTGATCATATAGTGActaaattttgatataattttagttttgtaattgtactgattatatatgtataaaggGATAGATACTAATAAGGCACTCATTTTTTTGTTGATTGTTCGTGTTTCAGGTGAAGCATCAAACATCTGGCGTGTCGTATTTTAGCCATTTTTAGTTAATCATGTTTCGTGAttctagtaaaaaaaaaagttcattttcTAGTAAGTTTTGTTAAAGATTTTGAAACTTGAGTTAGTAACAAGATTTTGGTAATAgtttaaagattttgaaatttGAGGTGAGATTTTAGTAGCTGGGTTTAGAATGAGTGATGCTCAAAGTAATGCCAATAGTTTGCCCCCATTTATCGCCAAGACTTATGAAATGGTCGATGACCCTTTGACCGATCATATCGTGTCGTGGAGTCATAACAATCGAAGTTTCATCGTGTGGAACCCGCCTGAGTTTTCAGGCGAGTTGCTTCCAAGATTCTTCAAGCACAATAACTTCTCGAGCTTTATCAGGCAACTTAATACATATGTGAGTAATGCTTTCATGGGTTCTAATTTGTATcctctttttctatatatatatatatgtaattgttaggtgattttaatttatttttttatggtttaatcTTGTAGGGTTTTAGAAAGATCGATCCAGAACAATGGGAATTTGCGAATGAAGACTTTATAAGAGGCCAACCGCATCTTTTGAAGAATATCTATAGGAGAAAGCCCGTTCACAGTCATTCAATGCAGAACGTTAAGACGAATGGAGCTTCTACATCTTCTCCATTGACTGAATCAGAAAGAACTCGATACAAAAAAGAGATACACAGGCTGCGTTACGAGAAAGAATCGCTATCAATAGAGTTTCAAAAGCACGAACAAGAACAAAAAGAGATTGAATTAGCAGCACGTGCGTTGACTGAGTGTTTAAAGATTGCTGGAGAGCATCAGAAAGATATATTGTGTGCCTTAGATAATACTTCACACCAAACGGCTCTAGTTAATTTGGAGAAAACTGATCGAAAGAGAAGGCTTTCTACTGCTGAAGTTAACAACTCCTTTAACGTTGATATTTCTGACGACAGGCTAACTACAGACGCCCTTTTAGCGTTAGATTTGGAATTGGTGGATCAGTTGGAGTCTTCTCTTATGTTTTGGGAGGATATATTGATTGAATATCATGATGCTTTTGTACAACCTAAGTTGGATCATGAGCTACTAATAACTCAAAAAACAGGATCAAAGGATAATTATGAGATTGACATGAATTCTGAGACGTTCAAGACCGTTGTCACAGACGAAGAGCAAGAAACAGAGAATTTAAAATCTGAGCAGACAAGTGTAAACGACGGGTTTTGGGAACAGTTCTTGACGGAGAATCCTGGTGGTTCAATGACAGATAACGATCGCAAAGGGTTTGATCTATACGGTAAATTTTTGTGGAACACAAGGAATGTAAATAGTCTTGCAGAAACAACTTAAAagatttgtttatgtttttgagttttggTGTAGAAGTATGATGTTCCCTTATGGGGGGTGCCTGTAAATGTTAGGGGTTGGCAGAGACATTTCTTAGTGCATTAGATGTATGCAGATACAAAGACATTGAAAttcaaatcatatttttatttttactttgttCATCCATTAAATAAGGGAATTCATAATCGTATCATAACTAATCGTATCATAACTTTTGATCGATCTATCAATCCTATTCATATCATGTGCTATTAAAATTGTACCAAATGATACATAGATAAAAAAGTATGGTACTAATATGGATTCCTATTAAATAATATCGATCCTCATgtccagcaaggctggaggtccttttcttgGACTTATGGTAGAacatggaagcagtctctctacctttggtaggggtaaggttgtctacatatcaacctcctcATACACcatcgaagacggtattgggacccaaaacccgtgaaagacgacattgagagttactttttattaaataatttactTGTGTTCTTTTTTTGGTACAGCTGCATTGATTGGCGTTTTACCATTTTTTGGTAATTTGACATTTTGACAATAGTCTCGAAATATTGTTTGTATCGTTTGTTTAGTGTTTAATCAAGTCCTCAATTCCACACACTCTTTTCACGAAAGGGGGAGAGCACAAAAATACCAATTATTTCGATAAATTTATCATAATTATGGATGATTGATTTATACTTTACTGTTCCAGTTGTACATTATGTAAATATAGCAAAGAATGTAGCAAAAAAAGTGGTAAGTATATCAATTCTTTTTCACAAATGTTTCTAAAGTTCAAACTTGATTCTTTTCCTATCATGTTAATAAAGTGTTGTATTTTGGATTTCAAATCTCGTTGTTACAATGTCAATTTTCAAGTCATGTTAGTTTATGGATATGGTCCGACTCGATCCAGAATTGCCCATTGACTAGCTTTGGTGGTTAACATAGATCAAtgttcataatatatatttgtgattGATAATTTTGATAGAGACTTTCCAATGAAATATGAGGTCAATTAACAATGGACACCGGTTAATATTAATTGTTTAGGAAACATGCCTCTGATCAATTACTATGGAGATTTTTTAACATCATCACGTCATAATCACCGCCTTATCCCTTGAATtatcttaatattatatattcatgGCATGGTCACAACCTTTAAATCTTTAAAGCGAGATATTAGACTACCTACTATGGAGAAGGACGAGGAACTATGGAGagatgatgtattttttatttatttatttttttgctttttttttttggctattattctattttatttttttcgtcCAAGTTTTATAATCATCGTATTTTGTAAAGACTTAGGGTGCGTTTGGTTCACGGAATGTTTTTTGAAAAGAATGAAATCTTATAAAGAATTGGGATTtgaataaatgaaatttgacggaatgtttttgactttttgaaaaTCCAAGTGACGGAAGAAgttaaattccttcctccatatATCCACAAGAAATAGAGATTTATCAAATGATAGAatagaatgtttacattcctacaaATGAGATCTTCCCTtatttgaacaaccaaacgcactaaaaaatataatttaattccaattccatcagatttcatcaatttttttatCAAACGCGACCCTAGACATTTCCCAagtttacatatacatatacatctcTATTTATCTCTTTATCTATTCTATATCCTAATATTACATCTACCTCTATCATTTCCTACTCTTCATATCTATACTTATCTGATAGTCTATGCTCCATTTCCTTAGTTTTGTATTCACAACTTCCATGTTTGTTTCAATCTCATATAAGTTCTTCCCTTTTAAACTGTTGTCTCATCAAACTAAATTTAATGACTTCCATCATTTGTTCTGTTAGCTTCTCTTTAGGAATTTGATTCCTATCGAAATTTATTACATTCCTCTCTTTCCACACCGTATAAACATAAGCTGCAAGACTAAGGTTTTAAACTACACTAGCCACTCTATTATTGCTTTTCTTGTTACTAAAACAATTCTTTCAATATCTTGTCATCTGTATGAGCATCTTTATCCTTCATGATTACGTTCATCTCAATCCAAATGTAGCTAAAATAATCACAACCAAAAAACAAGTAACCCATTGAATCAGTTGTTTTCCACATAGAGTGCACAAATTGTGGGAGATATATagtaaaatacaaaataaaaataaaaatttggatATGCGTTTAGTCTCTAAAGGCGTGAAACACTTTCATATTGAATTATTTCGGTGGTTCACCCCAAACACCCCTTCATATAAAccaggggtgagcaaaaaccaaaccaaaaaaatcataaaaaccaaaaaaaccgaaaaccgaaaaaacaaaaaaccattggttttggttttctaaaaacaaaaagttgtggttcggttttagtttctaatgaaaaaccgaaccataaaaaccgaacctaaccaaaaatatatatttttactttattttatatttatatcattttattattaatttttgataaatatgttattatatttgcatttttaggtgtatataataatatcatttatatgttttaagtgaaaatacacaacaaaattaatttgttttaataattgtataattaaacaatgcgtaaaagatataaatagttatatataaaatttgtttgaagtttgtacaactcacttttatagatttgttgtcattattgttgtgttattgttactaatattgttttgaaaacttgtcgaaattaattaaggtgtaattatatggtataaacttataaacttttgaagctCAATTTGATCCAAACCACAAGTGATTAAAAACCgattaaaaccgaaaaaccgaaccgaaatagaccaaaactgaaaaaacaaaaccgaaaaaaccgaaacccaatggttttaattttcaaaaaccgaattataatgGTTCAGTTTTGATTTAGttaaaaaccgaaccaaaccaaaCCGTATTCACCCCTAATATAAACACATGCTGCAAGGCTAAGTTTTTGAACTACACTAGCCATCCTATATATTATTGCTTTTCTTGTTACTAAAACAGATCTTTCAATATCTTGCCATCTATTATGAGCATCTTTATCCTCTATGATTACATTCATCTCATTCCAAATGTAGCTAGAATGATCACAACTGAAAAACAAGTAACCCATAGTATCAATTGTTTTCCACATAGAATACACAATTTGTAGGAGATATATagtaaaacacaaaaaaatattggATATGCGTTTAGTTTCTATAGGTGTGAAACACCTTTATATTAAGTTATTTCGGTGGTTCATCCCAAATTACTCAATCAGATACAATcagaaattaaaaatattttgtacCTAGCCTGGGACTCTGCTCCTTAAACCATGCTTTGGACCCTGCATCGGGCGCTGCCTAGGACTACCATTTCTTAAGGGTTTCGATCataattcaattcatataaGCGTATACTCCACACCACCGTACTTTTACGGTGTCTTATTATGACTTTTTGAGATGTATCATCTCATCAATCTATCTtgaatttatagtttatctccCATAGCAAGTCACGTGATGAATGTTATgctcaaaattaaaattgtCTCTCTTATATTAAATGTTCACGttctaaattttatggtaaaacaACCACCAAGTTACACATGTTAATGacaattttttaaattgttaTTAGAAATACCCTGAAAATATacttcaatataaaaaaaaactaaaaaagtgaCATTTAATGTGTAAAATTCAAAGAATCATCACAACTTACAAAAATGGCAACAAACTTTTTTCCCCCACCAATCACCTCTATATCGGAGCTCCGGCAATCCCACGCTCACTTTATCAAAACCGGTCTCATTAGCGACCCATTTTCCGCCGGCCGTCTAATATCCTCCGCCACTGCTGTATCACCACCACATTCTCTCTCATACGCACACTCCATTTTCACACACTTAGAAAACCCAAATTCATATTCTTACAACGCCTTAATCCGCGCATATGCCAACAGCCCCACACCCGAAACCTCATTCGATCTTTTTATCAAGATGTTGTTTGACTTTAAAGTTGACCcagataaatatacatacacatttgtATTGAAAGCTTGTGCAGCTGCTAAAAGTGTTGGTTTTGGAAAACAGGTTCATGGGCTTGTGATAAAATGTGGGGTTGATGATGATGTGTATGTTTGTAATACTTTGATTCATATGTATGCAAAAGGAGGTTTTTTTGAGATTGCTCGTAAGGtgcttgatgaaatgtctgagAGAGATGTAATTTCGTGGAATGCGATTTTGAGTGCTTATGTTGATATGGGTATGATGGAATTGGCGCGTcggttgtttgatgaaatgcctgagAGGAATGTGGAGTCTGGGAATTTTATGATTTCTGGGTATGTTAAGGATGGGTTGGTTGTTGAGGCGAGACGTATATTTGATGGGATGTTAGTGAAAGATGTTGTTTCTTGGAATGGGATTATAACGGGGTATGCTCGTGATGGGGATTTTGATGAAGTGTTTCGGCTTTTTGAAGATATGAGAAAGGCTGGGATGGTGCCTGATGATTATACACTTGTTAACGTGTTGTCTTGTTGTGCTAGTGTGAGTGGTTTGAACCAAGGGGAATGGGTTCATGGTTATATTGATAAGAACGGGATTGAAGTGGGAGGGTTTTTAGCCACTGCGCTGGTGGATATGTACTCAAAATGCGGATGTCTCGATAAGGCATTGGAAGTATTTCATGAAACTAAAAACAAGGATATTAGTACATGGAATTCAAT
Coding sequences within:
- the LOC122592935 gene encoding heat stress transcription factor A-4c-like — encoded protein: MSDAQSNANSLPPFIAKTYEMVDDPLTDHIVSWSHNNRSFIVWNPPEFSGELLPRFFKHNNFSSFIRQLNTYGFRKIDPEQWEFANEDFIRGQPHLLKNIYRRKPVHSHSMQNVKTNGASTSSPLTESERTRYKKEIHRLRYEKESLSIEFQKHEQEQKEIELAARALTECLKIAGEHQKDILCALDNTSHQTALVNLEKTDRKRRLSTAEVNNSFNVDISDDRLTTDALLALDLELVDQLESSLMFWEDILIEYHDAFVQPKLDHELLITQKTGSKDNYEIDMNSETFKTVVTDEEQETENLKSEQTSVNDGFWEQFLTENPGGSMTDNDRKGFDLYGKFLWNTRNVNSLAETT
- the LOC122593401 gene encoding pentatricopeptide repeat-containing protein At4g18840, with the translated sequence MATNFFPPPITSISELRQSHAHFIKTGLISDPFSAGRLISSATAVSPPHSLSYAHSIFTHLENPNSYSYNALIRAYANSPTPETSFDLFIKMLFDFKVDPDKYTYTFVLKACAAAKSVGFGKQVHGLVIKCGVDDDVYVCNTLIHMYAKGGFFEIARKVLDEMSERDVISWNAILSAYVDMGMMELARRLFDEMPERNVESGNFMISGYVKDGLVVEARRIFDGMLVKDVVSWNGIITGYARDGDFDEVFRLFEDMRKAGMVPDDYTLVNVLSCCASVSGLNQGEWVHGYIDKNGIEVGGFLATALVDMYSKCGCLDKALEVFHETKNKDISTWNSMITGLGLHGFGEPALELFHKLVAEGLKPNEVTFVGILSACSRSGLLDEGCNMFELMVHTHKIKPTIEHYGCMVDLLGRFGLLNEAEKLAKEVPFEEAQIVWESLLGACRSHNDVEMAERVTKKLLELDPQDSAGYVQLSNVHAYKGRFSDAIELRRKMKAQGVYKAPGCSMIEVDGTVHQFLAGEGMVL